Proteins encoded within one genomic window of Amycolatopsis sp. 2-15:
- a CDS encoding DUF3322 and DUF2220 domain-containing protein yields MGQPGAAKLASSFGDVADLVAAWRKQADQDDLTLSWRGRRVHSTDQQLPTHLVVPDIDTAARITSWREGLETARTRARVLLEQHPDLRAAPTVLRKVIDYDATDFDLLLRAARWFADRAAAGTVGVLTPRQVPIEGLHAKWLNTRHALVRSLSGVDDLGLLPPHPPRLHFTYLDPAHLAAGGRRHDCATVGDRIQLPYAPRLVVISENKDTAIHFPPLSYGVAVEGSGRGGSTAATFEWITGADAVIYWGDMDADGFEILDEFRAVGVPARSLFMDHAAYDRWEPYGTDVDRHGKPLQPRAPRPAPYLTSAERTLYEDLCSPSWRHHRRIEQERIPLDLARAAVSNICTLGEGAASLGPSEQTHAG; encoded by the coding sequence TTGGGGCAGCCCGGCGCCGCGAAACTCGCGTCGTCCTTCGGAGACGTGGCCGACCTCGTCGCCGCCTGGCGCAAGCAGGCAGACCAGGACGACCTGACGCTGAGCTGGCGGGGCCGCCGTGTCCACAGCACCGACCAGCAGCTGCCGACACACCTCGTCGTGCCCGACATCGACACCGCTGCCCGCATCACCAGCTGGCGGGAAGGCCTCGAAACCGCGAGGACTCGCGCTCGCGTCCTCCTTGAACAGCACCCGGACCTCCGCGCTGCGCCCACAGTGCTGCGCAAAGTCATCGACTACGACGCGACGGACTTCGACCTTCTCCTCCGCGCAGCCCGCTGGTTCGCCGACCGCGCCGCTGCGGGCACCGTTGGAGTACTCACCCCACGACAAGTTCCGATCGAGGGCCTGCACGCGAAGTGGCTGAACACCCGCCACGCCCTGGTGCGGAGCCTCTCCGGGGTCGACGACCTCGGGCTGCTGCCACCCCATCCACCCCGGCTCCACTTCACCTACCTCGATCCGGCGCACCTCGCCGCGGGAGGTCGCAGGCACGACTGCGCCACGGTCGGTGACCGCATCCAGCTGCCCTACGCACCCCGCCTCGTTGTCATCAGCGAAAACAAGGACACCGCGATCCACTTCCCTCCTCTTTCCTACGGCGTAGCCGTAGAAGGCAGCGGCCGCGGCGGCAGCACCGCGGCGACGTTCGAGTGGATCACCGGTGCCGACGCGGTCATCTATTGGGGAGACATGGACGCCGACGGGTTCGAAATCCTCGACGAGTTCCGCGCCGTTGGCGTACCGGCCCGATCCCTCTTCATGGACCACGCCGCATACGACAGGTGGGAGCCGTACGGCACCGACGTCGACCGCCACGGCAAACCGCTGCAGCCACGGGCTCCGCGTCCGGCTCCGTACCTGACCTCAGCCGAACGCACCCTCTACGAAGACCTCTGCTCTCCAAGCTGGCGCCATCACCGGCGCATCGAGCAGGAACGCATCCCGCTCGACCTGGCAAGGGCGGCCGTCAGCAACATCTGCACACTGGGCGAAGGTGCCGCTTCGCTCGGACCTTCGGAACAGACCCACGCCGGTTAA
- a CDS encoding DUF3375 domain-containing protein yields the protein MSSIVADRARVMAAFEQPTLSLLHQMHAAVVIAVFRSAFTRDAPLVPAARLHSMVETFMDELRLAGATDREVPSGGGRDLCRKWVSGQWLIRSLAENGAEQYSLTSHAQDALRLVEQLTRERATLSEHRIATILDQVRRFNRIANPDRAARVGILDTEIARLTGERDRLLSGGDMPSVGSDYMLQGFAELTELVAGLPSDFARVSESFTALRDQIFASLREEDRPAGEVIDEYLQRADTLEEATQEGRAFMGAFDLLRDQALVDQLREDITALLDHPLAERILTVSDRSELRGTVSLIRQGMSRVIAERARATSALREFIITHDLTRDRELDAVLRALETETTAWMRSAGPQAKVPVDLLPSEIDAAVLRERFHDAGVSVPPPPLADVSDHQPDELSMRDLMTQGGPSLGALKSWLEQLEMPSGPASGGALFGGLPDPLRRPVEIFGVLHLAANTEHLAITSTVEAYQTVRPDGSRRTLFAPQVVGSADNPDGTHTGDEDELLAVTGTTVGDDSAGVDTTEGDQTGGRQRA from the coding sequence TTGTCGAGCATCGTCGCCGATCGAGCGCGGGTGATGGCCGCGTTCGAACAACCCACCCTGTCGCTCTTGCACCAAATGCACGCGGCCGTCGTGATCGCAGTCTTCCGGTCGGCGTTCACCCGGGACGCGCCTCTGGTTCCCGCCGCGCGCCTGCACAGCATGGTCGAAACGTTCATGGACGAGCTGCGCCTAGCCGGCGCCACGGACCGGGAGGTCCCGTCTGGTGGTGGCCGGGACCTCTGCCGCAAGTGGGTGTCCGGGCAATGGCTCATCCGCTCTCTCGCGGAGAACGGCGCAGAGCAGTATTCACTCACCTCGCACGCCCAGGACGCGTTGCGGCTGGTGGAGCAATTGACGCGAGAACGTGCGACGTTGTCCGAGCACCGCATCGCCACGATCCTCGACCAGGTCCGGCGGTTCAACCGGATCGCCAACCCTGATCGTGCCGCTCGCGTCGGCATCCTGGACACCGAGATCGCCCGGCTGACCGGTGAGCGCGATCGGCTGCTGTCGGGCGGCGACATGCCCTCCGTAGGCAGTGACTACATGCTGCAGGGATTCGCCGAGCTGACCGAACTGGTCGCCGGCCTACCCTCCGATTTCGCCCGCGTGTCCGAATCGTTCACCGCTCTACGCGACCAAATCTTCGCCTCGCTACGCGAGGAAGACCGTCCGGCCGGCGAGGTCATCGACGAGTACCTGCAGCGGGCGGACACCCTTGAGGAGGCGACGCAGGAGGGACGCGCGTTCATGGGCGCGTTCGACCTGCTTCGTGATCAAGCCCTGGTTGACCAGCTGCGTGAAGACATCACCGCGTTGCTCGATCATCCACTGGCCGAGCGGATCCTGACCGTGTCCGACCGCAGCGAACTGCGGGGGACGGTTTCCCTCATCCGGCAGGGCATGAGCAGGGTGATCGCCGAGCGGGCGCGGGCGACGTCCGCTCTTAGGGAGTTCATCATCACGCACGACTTGACCCGTGATCGCGAACTGGACGCGGTGCTGAGGGCGCTCGAGACCGAAACGACGGCCTGGATGAGGTCAGCCGGACCGCAGGCGAAAGTGCCGGTGGACTTGTTGCCCTCGGAAATCGATGCCGCGGTGCTCCGCGAGCGGTTCCACGACGCCGGGGTCAGCGTGCCGCCGCCTCCACTGGCCGACGTCTCGGATCACCAGCCCGACGAGTTGTCGATGCGGGATTTGATGACACAAGGAGGTCCTTCCCTCGGGGCGTTGAAATCATGGTTGGAACAGCTGGAGATGCCGAGCGGGCCGGCTTCGGGCGGTGCTCTGTTCGGCGGGCTCCCCGATCCGCTGCGTCGCCCGGTGGAGATTTTCGGAGTGTTGCACCTCGCGGCCAACACGGAGCACCTCGCCATCACCTCCACCGTCGAGGCCTACCAGACGGTCCGGCCCGACGGCTCGCGGCGGACGCTGTTCGCACCGCAAGTGGTTGGCTCGGCCGATAATCCCGATGGAACCCACACAGGTGACGAGGACGAGCTTCTCGCTGTAACAGGTACGACGGTTGGCGACGACTCTGCGGGGGTGGACACCACAGAAGGCGACCAGACGGGGGGACGGCAGCGTGCTTGA
- a CDS encoding IS630 family transposase: MARQPEVFARSLEPEEAQRLVKITRSARDRVRLRRSGIVLASSQGRSAKEIAAMFAATEGYVREVIHAFNESGFAALSPKWRGGRPRKFGPAARDQISRIAACKPAELGLPFTTWSLTKLVAYLAEHAWIRASTETVRQILRKAGVSWQATKTWKASKDPDFVAKKNRILDLYDHPPADGRVICVDEFGPLNLQPRPGRGWFPRSRPARQRATYTRTKGVRQMFAALDLASGQMFYRFRDRKRWPQFLDFCKQLRRRFPTGKLYLVSDNYGPHGKAEVRDWCAANDIELIYTPTNASWLNWIECEFTAVRYFTLDGSDYPSHAAQEAAITGYLRWRNRHSHPKRHFAINSKIRRPDYLPNVA; the protein is encoded by the coding sequence GTGGCGCGTCAGCCGGAGGTGTTCGCGCGGTCGCTGGAGCCGGAGGAGGCCCAGCGGCTGGTCAAGATCACGAGGTCGGCCCGGGATCGGGTGCGGCTGCGACGATCCGGGATTGTGCTGGCCTCGTCGCAAGGCCGGTCCGCGAAGGAGATCGCGGCGATGTTCGCCGCGACCGAAGGCTATGTGCGGGAGGTGATCCACGCGTTCAACGAGTCCGGGTTCGCGGCGTTGTCCCCAAAATGGAGGGGCGGTCGACCTCGTAAGTTCGGTCCGGCCGCCCGTGATCAAATCAGCCGCATCGCCGCCTGCAAGCCCGCCGAGCTGGGATTGCCGTTCACGACCTGGAGCCTGACCAAGCTGGTCGCCTACCTCGCCGAACACGCATGGATCAGGGCGAGCACCGAGACCGTCCGGCAGATCCTGCGCAAGGCAGGCGTGTCATGGCAGGCGACGAAGACGTGGAAAGCCAGCAAGGATCCCGATTTCGTGGCCAAGAAGAACCGCATCCTCGACCTCTACGATCACCCACCCGCCGACGGGCGAGTGATCTGTGTCGATGAGTTCGGGCCGCTGAACCTGCAACCCCGCCCCGGCCGCGGCTGGTTTCCCCGCAGCCGCCCGGCCCGGCAGCGCGCGACCTACACCCGCACCAAGGGTGTCCGGCAGATGTTCGCTGCGCTCGATCTGGCCTCCGGGCAGATGTTCTACCGGTTCCGCGACCGCAAACGCTGGCCGCAGTTCCTCGACTTCTGCAAGCAACTGCGCCGCCGCTTCCCGACCGGGAAGCTCTACCTGGTCAGCGACAACTACGGACCACACGGCAAGGCCGAGGTCCGGGACTGGTGCGCGGCCAACGACATCGAACTGATCTACACACCCACCAACGCGTCCTGGCTGAACTGGATCGAGTGCGAGTTCACCGCGGTCCGCTACTTCACCCTCGACGGCAGCGACTACCCCAGCCACGCCGCCCAGGAAGCCGCCATCACCGGCTACCTCCGCTGGCGCAACCGCCACAGCCACCCCAAACGCCACTTCGCCATCAACTCCAAAATCCGCCGCCCCGATTACCTACCCAACGTTGCTTGA
- a CDS encoding dihydrofolate reductase family protein encodes MRKLTFGMNLTLDGYIAAPGDDLGWSAPSDELFQWWSDRVGATGLALYGRKLWETMSSYWPTADQQPGATPAEIEFARRWQAMPKVVFSSTISTVDWNTRLVTGDAVTEITRLKAEDGGPIDIGGATLAAAAMRAGLIDEYVLATAPVLVGSGTPFFTALDNWVNLTLVETRTFPDGVVLTRYETRH; translated from the coding sequence ATGCGGAAACTGACCTTTGGCATGAACCTGACCCTGGACGGCTACATCGCCGCGCCCGGCGACGACCTCGGCTGGAGCGCGCCGAGCGACGAGCTGTTCCAGTGGTGGTCCGACCGGGTGGGGGCGACCGGCCTGGCGCTGTATGGGCGCAAACTGTGGGAGACGATGAGTTCCTACTGGCCGACCGCCGACCAGCAGCCTGGCGCCACACCGGCGGAGATCGAGTTCGCCCGCCGTTGGCAGGCCATGCCGAAGGTGGTGTTCTCCTCCACGATCAGCACGGTCGACTGGAACACCCGCCTGGTCACCGGCGACGCGGTCACCGAGATCACCCGGCTCAAGGCCGAGGATGGCGGCCCCATTGACATCGGCGGCGCCACGCTCGCCGCAGCGGCGATGCGGGCCGGGCTGATCGACGAGTACGTGCTGGCCACCGCGCCGGTCTTGGTGGGCAGCGGCACGCCGTTCTTTACGGCCCTGGACAACTGGGTGAACCTGACCCTGGTGGAGACCCGGACGTTTCCCGACGGCGTGGTCCTGACCAGGTACGAGACCAGGCACTGA
- a CDS encoding ATP-binding protein, with protein sequence MTQEQVRDLVALEPGDRPAPATVQHRLEKIQLVNWGGFEGHTVIDIDHDSTLMSGASGSGKSTVQDAWLALLQPSDTPFNGASNDAVGGRARSAEQRNLLSYLRGQTDTTEGEDGQHKAKVLRGDATDTWGAVGATFIGDHGRRVTAFRLYYAGARIVRSADVISRMFTFDGALDLTEFASLTGTRPAPFAPAQVKAAIPGVRHHETYQSFSQNLFTRLGIGANGDGLKALRLLARVQAGHQIRTVDELYKEMVLERPTTYDDADRAIGHFNALEDSYLKMRTEQEKAELLTPVVEWHRELRAAEAEIETIDTFGLTRSGDSPIGLWSLRTEDRLLTAASDLNREQRRRNKDELTLANRAMREADEALREARAEHDAAGGGTLRKLALDLETESDRRRERDEERADLANTAVALFGTLPGGLGTKDEYEQLRSAASEFLESAESATAELRDRRDALMRDEVRLLDRRRGLRDERASHEGRDGRIPSNLDQLREQVAEAAGFTRNELPFLAELIDVADEHRQWRTAIETVLGASARQLLVPAGQLQEFSRLIDPIPLKGRITFVGVPLREWEPSSPSRADPARVAGKLQFKDSLFTSWVYEHVSHDSRNALCVQSPADLAGHGYRVTAVGQTRQGQRGTHGRADRRDIIGFSNVEVLEAIDAELAEIATDLDALAGQIDPVEAEQSTLRARISACQAVGRVRWDAINVPGSDRRIAELEAQRDKILTSDDRLRAMEVHISFLDGALGHAQRAVFGHEQRAEQLAKEHGALADEQDNVSGELQRIDRGQRVMLTEDQTLRLDAEFAAIAGDDAEVLAAFPKNCAALNQRLKNGLEQARRKVAELTAHIEDRFAQFQRLWEDPNLGTKLSSYPDYQRIYDDIEATGLHKRRDEWRSKLAKWSGQDLVPLAHSMGDAIDEIEKRLDPINSILGNLPFGANANRLRIKMKKQVFDHVTTFRRELSRLSALATKELSNDELETRFKDLQYFMNQIRTKDDERGLPVARGRGGATPPGAVERDRDRLLDVRKHVTITAECYDVATDALISTHSSLGGKSGGESQELIAFIVGAALRFRLGDELRERPRFAPVFLDEGFIKSDAEFAGRAVRAWRGLGFQLVIGAPLDKVTGLEPHMNELLAITKNTRTHYSFLYPIKDRQAFRESLAALAPAHPDPDTQGNGVDPVAGN encoded by the coding sequence ATGACCCAAGAGCAGGTCCGGGACCTCGTAGCGCTGGAACCCGGAGACCGGCCTGCGCCGGCGACCGTGCAACACCGCTTGGAGAAGATCCAGCTCGTCAACTGGGGCGGGTTCGAAGGCCATACGGTCATCGACATCGATCACGACTCGACGTTGATGTCAGGCGCTTCGGGCAGCGGGAAGTCGACCGTCCAGGACGCCTGGCTCGCGCTCTTGCAGCCGTCTGACACCCCCTTCAACGGCGCCTCGAACGACGCGGTGGGCGGCCGTGCCCGCTCCGCCGAGCAGCGCAACCTGCTGTCCTACCTGCGTGGCCAGACCGACACCACGGAGGGCGAAGACGGCCAGCACAAGGCGAAGGTCCTGCGGGGCGACGCCACTGACACCTGGGGAGCGGTCGGTGCCACGTTCATCGGCGACCATGGACGGCGCGTAACGGCATTCCGCCTCTATTACGCGGGCGCCAGAATCGTTCGGTCCGCCGACGTGATCAGCCGCATGTTCACCTTCGACGGCGCGCTCGACCTGACAGAGTTCGCCAGTCTCACCGGCACCCGGCCGGCGCCGTTCGCTCCGGCGCAAGTCAAGGCGGCGATCCCCGGCGTCCGGCACCACGAGACCTACCAGTCCTTCTCGCAAAACCTCTTCACCCGCCTGGGAATCGGCGCCAACGGCGACGGTCTGAAAGCTCTCCGGCTCCTCGCGCGAGTCCAAGCGGGCCATCAGATCCGAACGGTTGACGAGCTCTACAAGGAGATGGTGCTCGAACGCCCCACCACCTACGACGACGCGGATCGCGCTATCGGTCACTTCAACGCCCTGGAAGATTCCTACCTGAAGATGCGTACCGAGCAGGAGAAGGCGGAGCTGCTCACACCCGTCGTGGAATGGCACCGCGAGCTGCGTGCCGCGGAGGCGGAGATCGAGACGATCGACACCTTCGGTCTCACGCGCAGTGGGGATTCGCCTATCGGGTTGTGGTCTCTGCGCACGGAGGACCGCCTGCTCACTGCGGCCTCCGATCTCAACCGGGAACAGCGCAGGCGCAACAAGGACGAGCTCACGTTGGCGAATCGGGCTATGCGGGAAGCCGACGAGGCGCTGAGAGAAGCGCGAGCAGAACACGACGCGGCTGGTGGCGGAACGCTCCGGAAGCTCGCCCTCGACTTGGAGACCGAGTCCGATCGCCGTCGCGAGCGCGATGAGGAACGGGCCGATCTCGCCAACACGGCCGTCGCGCTTTTCGGCACGCTGCCCGGCGGCCTGGGTACGAAGGACGAGTACGAACAGCTTCGCAGCGCCGCTTCCGAGTTCCTGGAAAGCGCCGAGAGCGCTACCGCCGAACTGCGAGATCGGCGTGACGCCCTCATGCGGGATGAGGTCCGGCTGCTCGACCGGCGACGCGGTCTCCGCGACGAACGCGCTTCTCACGAAGGCAGAGATGGGCGTATTCCCTCGAACCTGGACCAGCTGCGTGAGCAAGTTGCCGAAGCGGCCGGGTTCACTCGCAACGAGCTCCCCTTCCTGGCCGAGTTGATCGACGTCGCGGATGAGCACCGGCAGTGGCGCACCGCGATCGAGACCGTCCTTGGAGCCAGCGCGCGGCAACTCCTGGTGCCTGCCGGACAGCTTCAGGAATTCTCCCGCCTCATCGATCCCATTCCGCTCAAAGGCCGGATCACTTTTGTCGGGGTGCCGCTGCGCGAGTGGGAGCCCTCGTCACCGTCGAGGGCAGATCCGGCTCGCGTGGCGGGAAAGCTGCAATTCAAGGACTCCTTGTTCACCTCGTGGGTGTACGAGCACGTCAGTCACGACTCGCGCAACGCCCTATGCGTCCAGTCTCCCGCCGACCTCGCTGGGCACGGGTACCGAGTCACCGCGGTTGGTCAGACCCGGCAGGGGCAACGCGGCACCCACGGTCGTGCCGACCGGCGCGACATCATCGGCTTCTCAAACGTCGAAGTGCTCGAGGCGATCGACGCGGAACTCGCCGAGATCGCCACCGATCTGGACGCCTTGGCCGGCCAGATCGACCCGGTCGAAGCAGAGCAGTCCACCCTGCGGGCGCGGATCAGCGCGTGTCAAGCCGTGGGGCGCGTCCGCTGGGACGCTATCAACGTGCCTGGATCCGACCGCCGGATCGCCGAGCTGGAGGCGCAGCGAGACAAGATCCTCACCAGCGACGACCGGCTCCGGGCGATGGAAGTGCACATCTCGTTCCTCGACGGAGCGCTAGGCCATGCGCAGCGTGCCGTCTTCGGCCATGAACAACGGGCGGAGCAGCTAGCCAAGGAGCACGGCGCGCTGGCCGACGAGCAAGACAACGTCAGCGGCGAGCTTCAGCGGATCGATCGTGGGCAGCGCGTGATGCTTACGGAAGACCAGACGCTCCGCCTCGATGCAGAGTTCGCCGCGATCGCGGGTGACGACGCCGAGGTTCTGGCCGCTTTTCCGAAGAACTGCGCCGCTCTGAATCAACGGCTGAAGAACGGTCTGGAACAGGCCAGGCGCAAGGTCGCGGAGCTGACCGCGCACATCGAGGACAGGTTCGCCCAGTTCCAGCGGCTGTGGGAGGACCCCAACCTGGGGACGAAGCTGTCCTCCTACCCCGACTACCAGCGCATTTACGACGACATCGAGGCCACCGGCCTGCACAAGCGCCGGGACGAGTGGCGCAGCAAGCTCGCCAAGTGGTCAGGCCAGGACCTCGTGCCGCTTGCACACTCGATGGGAGACGCGATCGACGAGATCGAGAAGCGGCTCGACCCGATCAACAGCATCCTCGGCAACCTGCCGTTCGGCGCCAACGCCAACCGGTTGCGCATCAAGATGAAGAAGCAGGTGTTCGACCACGTCACGACGTTTCGCCGCGAACTGTCCAGATTGTCAGCTCTCGCAACGAAAGAGCTAAGCAACGACGAGCTTGAAACCCGCTTCAAGGATCTCCAGTACTTCATGAACCAGATCCGCACGAAGGACGACGAACGCGGGCTTCCCGTCGCACGCGGTCGCGGCGGTGCCACCCCTCCCGGGGCGGTCGAACGTGATCGTGACCGGCTGCTCGACGTGCGGAAGCACGTAACGATCACCGCCGAGTGCTACGACGTGGCCACCGACGCGCTGATTTCAACGCACTCGTCGCTGGGCGGGAAGTCCGGCGGCGAGTCGCAAGAGCTCATCGCCTTCATCGTCGGCGCCGCACTGCGGTTCCGGCTCGGCGACGAGCTTCGGGAGCGGCCGCGATTCGCGCCGGTGTTCCTCGATGAGGGTTTCATCAAATCCGATGCCGAGTTCGCCGGGCGCGCGGTCCGAGCCTGGCGAGGATTGGGTTTCCAGCTTGTCATCGGCGCACCTCTGGACAAGGTCACCGGCCTCGAGCCGCACATGAACGAGCTGCTCGCCATCACCAAGAACACGCGCACGCACTACTCATTTCTGTATCCGATCAAGGACCGCCAAGCGTTCCGCGAAAGCCTGGCCGCCCTGGCGCCAGCTCACCCGGATCCCGACACACAAGGCAACGGCGTCGACCCCGTCGCCGGGAACTGA
- a CDS encoding DUF4194 domain-containing protein, whose translation MLDDPATSSNGRHTIGEEFPDLNNTDEDSESTSTLALFEGDDGGLMFAQRRALVQLVREPFISAQTHEREWRALVANPRPISSRLNDMFMILELDLQREVAFKRQATPEGGGRRFPTLFYDHAWPREETIVLLFLRTRFHTEQAAGNGRAFADRDDIHEYLGHFRPASATDKAADRARVERAIEKVYKTGLLIGRKTATRFEIARAIEVVMPMTKLTELLVWLRQENGNDRATSSENALDPPTSGVLDTMPAESDE comes from the coding sequence GTGCTTGACGACCCAGCCACGAGTTCCAACGGGCGCCACACAATCGGCGAGGAGTTCCCCGACCTCAACAACACCGACGAGGACTCGGAAAGCACCTCGACGCTGGCGCTGTTCGAGGGCGACGACGGCGGGCTGATGTTCGCGCAGCGGAGGGCTCTGGTCCAGCTGGTCAGGGAGCCGTTCATCAGCGCCCAGACGCACGAACGCGAGTGGCGGGCACTCGTCGCCAACCCCCGCCCCATCAGCTCCCGTCTCAACGACATGTTCATGATCCTCGAGTTGGACCTCCAGCGGGAAGTCGCCTTCAAGAGGCAGGCGACCCCCGAGGGAGGCGGCCGCCGGTTCCCCACGCTCTTCTATGATCACGCCTGGCCGCGGGAGGAGACCATCGTCCTGCTGTTCCTGCGCACCCGGTTCCACACCGAGCAGGCGGCCGGAAACGGTCGCGCGTTCGCCGATCGCGATGACATCCACGAGTACCTCGGTCACTTCCGTCCCGCGTCGGCCACCGACAAGGCCGCCGACCGCGCGCGGGTTGAGCGCGCAATCGAGAAGGTATACAAGACGGGCTTGCTCATCGGGCGCAAGACCGCCACCCGCTTCGAAATCGCCCGAGCGATCGAAGTGGTGATGCCGATGACGAAGCTGACCGAACTCCTCGTGTGGCTGCGGCAGGAGAACGGGAACGATCGGGCTACTTCTTCTGAAAACGCCCTCGACCCGCCGACCAGCGGTGTACTCGACACCATGCCCGCCGAGAGCGACGAGTGA
- a CDS encoding ATP-dependent nuclease — MRLVKAHVVNYRSVEDSDEFVIEPDVTCLVGKNESGKTATLKAICRLNPVEPSAVFDEEIDFPATQTGRRRQWDAKELVPVITATFELNDDEFDRVARKFGVDVLRSRQFTVTRGYRDTSIHWGFDFDEQKMLWLLYEQLDPTVKQTMGTAAINSVEDLTEALRALEEPSSKATNLLAQLEEWGSEGWRLLHYLIAPRLPKFVYFDDYDSMPGKTSIPDLIQRRNDGTLTRGEQALVSLLRIAGSDLEDFLVKDNHERLIRRQENANASISREVFKYWRQSTDLGVKLEVLQPETGATGALNQGPILQIRVFNNRHGVSVPFDERSRGFVWFFSFLAYFTDLEHSAEQQLILLLDEPGLSLHGRAQEDLLRLIDERLAPKHQVLYTTHSPFMVSADHVHRLRTVVDHEEIGTKVSAEVFKADEDTTFPLYAAMGIGMTQSLFIGEHTLLLEGASDLIYLDVLSDALTELGRTGLDPRWVKTPIGGSGKLSTFVTLLGANKVDVAVLVDSSTQDVGAVKRLRDNDQLAKRGLVEISEFTQTSDADIEDLFDPAFYLDLVNRAYAKNLGGMPIATTDLNTKDPRVVRQIENHFRSRDIAGGKFSHLKPATTLLREQSVLVPALDPATLTRAENLFVRLNGLLPS; from the coding sequence GTGAGACTGGTCAAAGCCCACGTCGTCAACTATCGCTCGGTCGAGGACTCCGACGAGTTCGTCATCGAGCCGGACGTCACCTGCCTAGTCGGCAAGAACGAGTCCGGCAAAACCGCGACCCTCAAAGCGATCTGCCGGCTCAACCCCGTCGAGCCCTCGGCGGTCTTCGACGAGGAGATCGACTTCCCCGCTACGCAGACTGGCCGGCGTCGGCAGTGGGACGCCAAGGAGCTCGTCCCGGTCATCACCGCGACCTTCGAGCTCAACGACGACGAGTTCGACCGCGTCGCGCGGAAATTTGGCGTCGACGTGCTCCGGAGTCGCCAGTTCACAGTCACACGCGGATACCGGGACACCAGCATCCACTGGGGCTTCGACTTCGACGAGCAGAAGATGCTCTGGCTGCTCTACGAGCAGCTTGACCCCACCGTCAAGCAGACCATGGGCACCGCAGCGATCAACTCGGTCGAGGACCTGACCGAGGCGCTACGCGCCCTGGAAGAGCCGTCCAGCAAGGCGACCAATCTGCTGGCACAACTCGAGGAATGGGGTAGCGAAGGCTGGCGCCTCCTGCACTACCTGATCGCCCCTCGCCTGCCGAAGTTCGTCTACTTCGACGACTACGACTCAATGCCGGGCAAGACGTCGATCCCTGACCTCATCCAGCGTCGCAACGACGGCACCTTGACCCGCGGCGAGCAGGCGCTGGTTAGCCTTCTGCGGATCGCTGGCTCCGACCTCGAGGACTTCCTTGTCAAGGACAACCACGAGCGGCTGATCCGCCGGCAGGAGAACGCCAACGCCAGCATCTCCCGCGAGGTGTTCAAGTACTGGCGGCAGAGCACGGACCTCGGGGTGAAGCTGGAGGTGCTCCAGCCCGAGACTGGTGCCACAGGCGCATTGAACCAGGGTCCGATCCTGCAGATCCGGGTGTTCAACAACCGCCACGGCGTGTCAGTGCCCTTCGACGAACGCTCTCGCGGGTTCGTCTGGTTTTTCTCTTTCCTGGCCTACTTCACGGACCTGGAACACAGCGCCGAGCAGCAGCTGATCTTGCTGCTCGACGAGCCCGGTCTGTCGCTGCATGGCAGGGCTCAGGAAGATCTGCTTCGCCTGATCGACGAGAGGCTCGCACCCAAGCACCAGGTCCTCTACACTACTCACTCGCCGTTCATGGTCTCCGCAGACCACGTGCACCGGCTGCGCACTGTTGTCGACCATGAAGAGATCGGCACTAAGGTCTCCGCTGAGGTTTTCAAGGCTGACGAGGACACCACGTTCCCCCTCTACGCGGCGATGGGGATCGGTATGACCCAGAGCCTGTTCATCGGCGAGCACACGTTGCTGCTGGAAGGCGCCAGCGACCTCATCTATCTCGACGTCCTGTCTGACGCCCTCACCGAGCTGGGCCGCACCGGGCTGGACCCGCGCTGGGTCAAGACCCCCATTGGCGGGTCCGGAAAGCTGTCCACGTTTGTCACCCTGCTGGGCGCGAACAAGGTCGACGTCGCGGTGCTGGTCGACTCCAGCACGCAGGATGTCGGCGCGGTCAAACGGCTGCGCGACAACGACCAGCTTGCCAAGAGGGGCTTGGTGGAGATCAGCGAGTTCACCCAAACCAGCGACGCCGACATCGAGGACCTCTTCGACCCCGCCTTCTATCTGGACCTGGTCAACCGGGCCTACGCCAAGAACCTGGGTGGCATGCCGATCGCCACCACCGACCTCAACACCAAGGATCCTAGGGTCGTCAGGCAGATCGAAAACCACTTCCGCAGCAGGGACATTGCGGGCG
- a CDS encoding integrase core domain-containing protein: MVERFFGTLKYEHLYRAIIGDGNALAVELGLFRRTYNTPRPHQTLDDRTPRQVCVTGTGTR, from the coding sequence GTGGTCGAACGGTTCTTCGGCACCCTGAAATACGAGCACCTCTACCGCGCGATCATCGGCGATGGCAACGCCCTCGCTGTCGAACTCGGCCTGTTCCGCCGCACCTACAACACCCCGCGGCCCCACCAGACCCTCGACGACAGGACGCCGCGGCAAGTGTGTGTCACCGGCACGGGGACCCGGTAA